In the Streptobacillus moniliformis DSM 12112 genome, one interval contains:
- a CDS encoding class I SAM-dependent methyltransferase — translation MLIINHGLNFLKSFSKGNKLKVLDLGCGTGTIASMFSKEGHDVVAVDISSDMIEIAQSKYEDLNIKFLVGDITKEQFGNDYDLIMCNFDTVNYFDDLSSFKSFLKNVKLILKNNGIFIFDIVEEGIFDEMFENDLFIDETDEYLCIMRHEKIKKFKHLVEMTIFVKEDENLYRKYSEIHNKIIYDTDLVLDTLKVEGFKLYDSARNSEYGESRLFLVCKK, via the coding sequence TTGTTGATTATAAATCATGGTTTAAATTTTTTAAAATCATTTTCAAAAGGAAATAAGTTAAAAGTGCTAGATTTAGGTTGTGGTACAGGAACTATAGCATCAATGTTTTCTAAAGAAGGTCATGATGTAGTTGCAGTTGATATTTCAAGTGATATGATAGAAATTGCACAGTCTAAATACGAAGATTTAAATATAAAGTTTTTAGTTGGAGATATTACTAAAGAGCAATTTGGAAATGACTATGATTTAATTATGTGTAATTTTGACACTGTAAATTATTTTGATGATTTGAGTTCTTTTAAGTCTTTTTTGAAAAATGTAAAATTAATTTTAAAAAATAACGGTATTTTTATATTTGACATAGTAGAAGAGGGAATATTTGATGAAATGTTTGAAAATGATTTATTTATTGATGAAACTGATGAATACTTATGTATAATGAGGCATGAAAAAATCAAAAAATTTAAACATTTAGTTGAAATGACAATATTTGTAAAAGAAGATGAAAATTTATATAGAAAATATTCGGAAATACATAATAAAATAATATATGATACTGATTTAGTGTTGGACACTTTAAAAGTAGAAGGATTTAAATTATATGATAGTGCAAGAAATTCTGAATATGGTGAATCAAGACTATTTTTAGTATGTAAGAAGTAG
- the dut gene encoding dUTP diphosphatase gives MEIKIKKLNSNAIIPTYGTEFSAGADLYSCMDEDLLIKSGETVMIKTGISLEIPEGLVGLVYARSGLAYKKGIAPSNKVGVIDSDYRGEIMVALHNHSKEDYVIERFERIAQLVITPYIKADFIETETLNDTLRDKGGFGSTGKK, from the coding sequence ATGGAAATAAAAATAAAGAAATTAAATAGTAATGCAATTATTCCAACATATGGAACTGAATTTTCAGCAGGTGCAGATTTATACTCATGTATGGATGAAGATTTATTAATTAAAAGTGGAGAAACAGTTATGATTAAAACTGGGATTTCACTTGAAATACCAGAAGGATTAGTAGGATTAGTATATGCTCGTAGTGGACTGGCATATAAAAAGGGGATTGCTCCTTCAAATAAAGTTGGCGTAATAGATAGTGATTATAGGGGAGAGATAATGGTTGCCCTGCATAATCATAGTAAAGAAGATTATGTGATTGAAAGATTCGAAAGAATAGCTCAACTTGTAATTACTCCATATATTAAGGCTGATTTTATAGAAACAGAAACATTAAATGACACTTTAAGAGATAAAGGTGGGTTTGGAAGTACAGGTAAAAAGTAA